One segment of Paenibacillus sp. FSL R7-0337 DNA contains the following:
- a CDS encoding HPr family phosphocarrier protein, translating into MTKHPVVVRLKTGLHARPAALFVQEANKFSSEIFVEKDDKKVNAKSIMGIMSLAISSGTEIHISADGADAEQAVTALTSLVSKEELENQ; encoded by the coding sequence ATGACAAAGCACCCGGTAGTTGTTCGGTTGAAGACGGGGCTCCATGCTCGGCCGGCAGCATTGTTTGTGCAAGAAGCTAATAAGTTTTCGTCGGAGATTTTCGTGGAAAAAGACGATAAAAAAGTGAACGCCAAGAGTATCATGGGCATTATGAGCCTTGCGATCAGTTCCGGTACGGAGATTCATATCAGCGCAGATGGTGCAGACGCGGAACAGGCTGTAACCGCTTTGACCAGTCTGGTAAGCAAGGAAGAGCTTGAGAATCAATAA
- the whiA gene encoding DNA-binding protein WhiA has product MSFAALTKKELTMVESPPCCEKAEMSALIRMNGSVQLSSKKVVLDISTENAAIARRVYSLLKKYYQVHIELLVRKKMRLKKNNVYIVRIPNQVQEILKDLRIVSEGFIFTDGIDEEIVGKNCCKRAYLRGAFMAGGSVNNPEGSSYHLEIASMYEEHCKALVELAGEFHLNARCIERKKGFILYIKEGEKIIEFLSLIGAHQALFKFEDVRIMRDMRNSVNRIVNCETANLNKTISAAVRQIENIKLLQREVGLESLPDKLREVAEIRLAHPDINLKEVGDMLGGTVSKSGVNHRLRKIDELADKVRGG; this is encoded by the coding sequence TTGTCTTTTGCGGCCCTTACCAAAAAAGAGCTGACGATGGTCGAGAGCCCGCCCTGCTGCGAGAAAGCGGAAATGTCAGCGCTGATCCGAATGAACGGTTCGGTGCAGCTTTCAAGCAAAAAGGTGGTTCTCGACATTTCGACGGAGAACGCCGCGATTGCAAGGCGGGTATATTCTTTGCTTAAGAAATATTACCAGGTCCATATCGAGCTGCTCGTGCGTAAAAAAATGCGTTTGAAGAAGAATAACGTCTATATTGTAAGAATCCCGAACCAGGTCCAGGAGATCCTTAAGGATCTGCGGATTGTCTCTGAAGGTTTTATTTTCACGGATGGGATTGATGAGGAGATTGTCGGCAAGAATTGCTGCAAGCGTGCCTATCTGCGCGGAGCCTTCATGGCAGGCGGTTCAGTCAATAACCCGGAGGGCTCTTCGTACCACTTGGAAATCGCTTCCATGTATGAGGAGCACTGCAAGGCGCTCGTTGAGCTGGCTGGTGAATTTCACCTGAATGCCCGCTGTATAGAACGCAAAAAAGGCTTCATCCTATACATCAAGGAAGGCGAGAAGATCATCGAGTTCCTCAGTCTGATCGGCGCTCATCAGGCGCTGTTCAAATTCGAGGATGTGCGGATCATGCGCGATATGCGCAACTCGGTCAACCGGATTGTGAACTGCGAAACGGCCAATCTGAATAAGACGATCAGTGCGGCGGTACGCCAGATTGAGAACATCAAGCTGCTGCAGCGCGAGGTGGGTCTGGAAAGTTTGCCGGATAAGCTGCGGGAGGTTGCCGAGATCAGATTGGCTCACCCGGATATTAACCTCAAGGAAGTCGGGGATATGCTGGGCGGGACGGTCAGTAAATCGGGTGTTAACCACCGTTTGCGCAAAATTGATGAGCTGGCGGACAAGGTCCGCGGCGGCTGA
- a CDS encoding SIMPL domain-containing protein (The SIMPL domain is named for its presence in mouse protein SIMPL (signalling molecule that associates with mouse pelle-like kinase). Bacterial member BP26, from Brucella, was shown to assemble into a channel-like structure, while YggE from E. coli has been associated with resistance to oxidative stress.) translates to MRKWGKSIGAVLLAGSLMIGGMGLSGVLKGPEKAYADEVQKNIVNVVGKGELSIKPDIAYLSIGVTTTAETAQEAQKGTAAKVSKLTALFKTTWGIADKDIQSTQFYVQPNYTYSEKDGQKVKGYNAQHTLEVAYRDLTKVGQLLDAASATGANNIGNVRFAIEDPSAFEAQVIEKAMQNADVKAAAIAKAAKRGVGQVVTVVQSDDGNNPVVYAEAAQKMAMDSAAGSSVEPGQVKVTTQLNVTYELK, encoded by the coding sequence ATGAGAAAATGGGGTAAATCGATTGGAGCAGTATTGCTGGCAGGGAGCTTGATGATTGGAGGAATGGGGTTGAGCGGAGTGCTAAAGGGTCCTGAAAAGGCTTACGCTGATGAGGTGCAGAAGAATATTGTGAACGTGGTGGGCAAAGGCGAGCTGTCGATCAAACCGGATATCGCGTATCTCTCCATCGGGGTAACGACAACTGCCGAAACCGCGCAGGAAGCACAGAAGGGCACAGCCGCGAAGGTCTCCAAGCTGACCGCCTTGTTCAAGACCACTTGGGGCATTGCGGACAAGGACATTCAGAGCACCCAGTTCTACGTACAGCCTAACTACACTTACAGCGAGAAAGACGGCCAGAAGGTAAAAGGCTATAACGCCCAGCATACCCTGGAGGTCGCTTACCGGGATCTGACAAAGGTTGGACAATTGCTGGACGCTGCCTCGGCGACTGGAGCGAACAACATCGGCAATGTGCGTTTTGCCATTGAAGATCCATCGGCTTTTGAAGCACAGGTAATCGAGAAGGCTATGCAGAATGCAGATGTCAAAGCAGCGGCTATTGCCAAAGCAGCCAAACGCGGAGTGGGCCAGGTAGTCACAGTCGTTCAGAGTGATGACGGGAATAACCCGGTGGTCTACGCTGAAGCAGCGCAAAAGATGGCAATGGATTCTGCTGCCGGAAGCTCCGTTGAACCCGGGCAGGTCAAGGTCACTACCCAATTGAATGTAACCTATGAACTGAAATAA
- the trxB gene encoding thioredoxin-disulfide reductase, whose translation MYKTIVIGTGPAGLTAAIYLARANLSPLVIEGLQPGGQLTTTTEVENFPGFPEGILGPDLMDNMRKQAERFGAEFKNGWVESVDFSQRPFKVTVDGMGVLEAESVIISTGASARYLGIPGEQENVGRGVSTCATCDGFFFRNKKIVVVGGGDSAMEEASFLTRFASSVTLVHRRPELRASKIMQDRARDNSKVTWALNRTPVEVTVGETGVKGLTVLNNETGLTELVEADGVFVAIGHTPNTAFLGGQINTDANGYIVVNPGTTETNIPGVFACGDVQDTRYRQAISAAGTGCMAAMDAEKFLEGTMVHDWSESLDK comes from the coding sequence ATGTACAAAACGATTGTAATCGGAACAGGCCCGGCCGGGCTGACTGCTGCCATTTATCTGGCGCGTGCGAACCTGAGCCCGCTGGTAATTGAAGGCTTGCAGCCTGGGGGACAACTGACAACGACAACAGAAGTGGAGAACTTTCCAGGCTTCCCTGAAGGGATTCTGGGTCCGGACCTGATGGACAATATGCGCAAGCAGGCAGAACGCTTCGGCGCTGAATTCAAGAACGGCTGGGTGGAGTCGGTGGACTTCTCACAGCGTCCGTTCAAGGTAACAGTGGACGGAATGGGTGTACTGGAAGCGGAGTCAGTCATTATTTCAACCGGGGCCTCTGCAAGATATCTGGGCATCCCGGGCGAGCAGGAGAATGTGGGCCGTGGGGTCAGCACCTGTGCGACCTGTGACGGCTTCTTTTTCCGTAATAAAAAGATTGTCGTCGTCGGCGGAGGTGACTCTGCCATGGAGGAAGCCAGCTTCCTGACCCGTTTTGCTTCCAGCGTAACGCTGGTTCACCGCCGTCCCGAGCTGCGGGCCTCGAAGATCATGCAGGACCGGGCGCGTGACAACAGCAAGGTAACCTGGGCCTTGAACCGCACACCGGTAGAAGTAACGGTAGGAGAGACCGGAGTGAAGGGTCTTACGGTGCTTAATAATGAGACAGGTCTGACAGAGCTGGTAGAGGCAGACGGTGTGTTCGTAGCGATTGGACACACACCGAACACAGCCTTCTTGGGCGGGCAGATCAATACGGATGCTAATGGCTATATCGTGGTGAATCCGGGTACCACCGAGACCAACATCCCGGGTGTATTCGCCTGCGGCGATGTGCAGGACACCCGTTACCGCCAAGCGATATCGGCAGCGGGAACCGGCTGTATGGCCGCTATGGATGCCGAGAAGTTCCTGGAAGGCACGATGGTGCACGACTGGAGCGAATCGCTGGACAAATAA
- a CDS encoding DUF4163 domain-containing protein, protein MSTNSKKYIRRWGAGMLAAGILLGGTGILNADITEAAPATVQAKAKSSSVVLKVNGKSTALTGLLQEGKVWVPVTFLRDALGMPLSYDKAGKTYTIGTGAAQTKLVLSEYGIAIKVNNYYINEYDVKQQNNRLYVPSQLINDYLGYKVDWNAAAGQLNLTKRTQNAITIKTVSYVKDHKDAPVRLDYPQVSGLASAEAEKAINDTIKQTVLKFAAESEDVISKRQKDEQPYEFEGGYVVTYNQDGVLSLVTNQYEYTGGAHGMTYRNAFTFSLKDGKRLLLGDLFGANPNYKKQLNSKLTTELKAHGGYLGGFTGLNTEKYFYLKDGKAVLFFQLYEYTVYAAGFPEFDFSFKELLPDGSSPFTALK, encoded by the coding sequence ATGAGTACGAACTCTAAGAAATACATCCGCAGATGGGGTGCGGGAATGCTCGCAGCAGGAATTCTGCTGGGCGGAACAGGAATCCTCAATGCAGATATTACGGAGGCCGCTCCGGCAACCGTTCAGGCCAAAGCCAAATCCTCCTCTGTAGTGCTCAAGGTAAACGGTAAAAGCACAGCCCTAACGGGCCTACTCCAGGAAGGAAAGGTATGGGTGCCGGTAACCTTCCTGCGCGATGCGCTGGGGATGCCGCTCTCTTATGATAAAGCAGGGAAGACCTACACGATCGGTACCGGTGCTGCGCAAACGAAGCTGGTACTTTCAGAATATGGAATCGCTATTAAGGTGAACAATTATTACATCAATGAATATGACGTCAAACAACAGAACAACCGGCTGTACGTCCCGTCTCAGCTCATTAACGATTACCTGGGCTATAAGGTGGACTGGAACGCGGCAGCAGGACAGCTGAATCTGACGAAAAGAACGCAGAATGCGATAACTATCAAGACTGTGAGCTATGTGAAGGATCATAAGGATGCGCCTGTCCGGCTGGATTATCCGCAGGTCAGCGGTCTGGCAAGTGCAGAGGCTGAGAAGGCAATCAATGATACAATTAAGCAGACCGTTCTGAAATTCGCAGCCGAATCTGAGGATGTAATTTCCAAGCGCCAGAAGGATGAACAGCCGTATGAATTTGAAGGCGGCTATGTAGTCACCTACAATCAGGATGGCGTACTTAGTCTGGTGACTAATCAGTACGAATATACCGGCGGTGCTCACGGGATGACGTACCGCAATGCCTTCACCTTCTCGCTCAAAGACGGCAAACGCCTGCTGCTGGGCGACCTGTTCGGGGCCAACCCCAATTACAAGAAGCAGCTTAACAGCAAGTTGACTACTGAGCTCAAGGCTCATGGAGGCTATCTGGGCGGGTTCACCGGCCTGAATACCGAGAAGTATTTCTATTTAAAAGATGGAAAAGCGGTGCTCTTCTTCCAGTTGTATGAATATACCGTCTATGCTGCAGGCTTCCCGGAATTCGACTTCAGCTTCAAGGAACTTCTGCCTGACGGTAGCAGTCCGTTCACAGCGCTGAAATAA
- the rapZ gene encoding RNase adapter RapZ codes for MTDLEQTLPAHATLIIITGMSGAGKTIAVQSLEDLGFFCVDNLPPVLIPKFAELIEQSKGKIAKVALVIDLRGREFFTALSESLAYIKDESTIGCEILFLDATDSVLVQRYKESRRHHPLAPKGMPLDGIRMERQMLEELKNSATLCLDTSSMKPVQLKEKIVSRFSHLGKSTLSVNITSFGFKYGIPIDADLVFDVRFLPNPHYVDQLRPKTGQDNEVYDYVMKWPETQEFLTKLLDMLQFLIPQYRKEGKSQIIIGIGCTGGKHRSVAIAEYLGKMLGVSETEAVAVSHRDSERDRH; via the coding sequence ATGACTGACCTCGAGCAAACCCTGCCCGCCCATGCCACCCTGATTATCATTACAGGCATGTCGGGTGCGGGCAAGACGATTGCCGTGCAGAGCCTGGAGGATCTGGGGTTCTTCTGCGTGGACAATCTACCGCCTGTGCTAATCCCGAAATTCGCTGAGCTGATTGAGCAGTCCAAAGGTAAAATCGCCAAGGTCGCGCTGGTCATCGACCTCAGGGGGCGGGAATTCTTCACCGCCTTGTCGGAGTCTTTGGCCTATATCAAGGACGAGTCAACGATCGGGTGTGAGATCCTTTTCCTGGATGCCACAGATTCAGTGCTTGTACAGCGTTACAAGGAGAGCCGGAGGCATCATCCGCTTGCTCCCAAGGGCATGCCGCTGGACGGCATCCGCATGGAGCGCCAGATGCTGGAGGAACTGAAGAATTCAGCTACTCTGTGTCTGGATACCAGCAGCATGAAGCCGGTGCAGCTCAAAGAAAAAATAGTGTCACGCTTCTCCCACCTCGGGAAAAGCACCCTCTCGGTTAACATTACTTCGTTTGGATTCAAGTATGGAATTCCGATTGATGCTGACCTGGTGTTCGACGTCCGCTTCCTGCCTAATCCACATTATGTGGATCAGCTGCGGCCTAAGACAGGCCAAGACAACGAGGTGTACGACTATGTAATGAAATGGCCTGAAACGCAAGAATTTCTGACCAAGCTGCTAGATATGCTTCAATTCCTTATTCCGCAATACCGCAAGGAAGGCAAATCCCAGATTATTATCGGCATCGGCTGTACAGGCGGCAAACACCGCTCGGTAGCCATCGCCGAATACCTGGGCAAAATGCTGGGAGTTAGCGAGACGGAAGCGGTAGCAGTCAGCCATCGGGACTCCGAACGCGACCGGCATTGA
- a CDS encoding GNAT family N-acetyltransferase gives MQIQGNEVSLVEPAETFREPYLAFYEEWKASGEPFVPWVTEMDPADFGGMIQALRGYAHGAEIPDGWVRSSTFWLVTTDKRVVGAVNIRHRLTERLLHSGGHIGYGIVPSARRQGYASELLKQALLKAGELGIEQALVVCDAVNTASERTIRRNGGIEDSEYIEEDGNVIRRFWIGTGSK, from the coding sequence ATGCAGATTCAAGGCAATGAAGTATCATTAGTGGAACCTGCTGAGACGTTCAGAGAGCCGTATTTAGCCTTTTATGAGGAGTGGAAGGCCAGCGGTGAGCCATTTGTCCCCTGGGTAACAGAGATGGACCCGGCTGACTTTGGCGGTATGATTCAGGCTCTTCGCGGGTATGCCCATGGTGCAGAAATCCCGGACGGGTGGGTGAGAAGTTCAACCTTCTGGCTGGTGACTACGGACAAGCGGGTAGTGGGAGCTGTGAACATCAGGCATCGGCTGACGGAGAGGCTGCTCCATTCTGGCGGGCATATCGGTTATGGCATCGTCCCCTCTGCACGCAGACAGGGCTATGCAAGTGAGCTTCTGAAACAGGCTCTCCTGAAGGCCGGTGAACTGGGTATTGAGCAGGCACTCGTGGTCTGTGACGCCGTCAACACCGCATCGGAACGGACAATCCGCAGGAATGGCGGTATCGAGGATAGCGAATATATAGAGGAGGACGGAAATGTCATCCGCCGCTTCTGGATCGGGACGGGGAGCAAATAA
- a CDS encoding DUF1858 domain-containing protein — translation MSKALKLDESVFELVTRHPEIVEIMVELGFRDIAKPGMLQTAGRFMTLSKGMKLKKIELETVRLAFQQHGFEIIE, via the coding sequence ATGAGCAAAGCGTTGAAGCTGGATGAATCGGTCTTTGAGCTGGTAACTAGGCACCCGGAAATTGTTGAGATCATGGTGGAGCTGGGTTTTCGTGATATTGCAAAGCCTGGAATGCTGCAGACTGCAGGACGATTCATGACCCTGTCCAAAGGAATGAAATTAAAGAAAATAGAGCTAGAAACCGTTCGGCTGGCCTTTCAGCAGCATGGTTTCGAGATTATAGAATAG
- a CDS encoding ROK family glucokinase, with product MSEHIYVGVDLGGTTIKVGICNAEGSLLHTYEGPTGTADGVDAVIDNIEKYVRQIVEDSPYSWDQLAGVGAGLAGFTNIREGIIILAPNIGFRDVPIRSILEGRLNKPVKIDNDANVAALGEAWSGAGRGIENCVCYTLGTGVGGGIIINGKVYQGFAGLAGELGHISVVPDLEAIQCGCGNMGCLETVSSATGIIRMANDAVARGDRTSLSTVEKIAAKEVFDAAKAGDEAALRIVNRAAFYLGKSMASVAAVLNPEVFIVGGGVSKAGDILFDEVRRVFAKLAPAPLQTGVTIVPAALGNDAGIIGAAGLLLRS from the coding sequence ATGTCTGAACATATCTACGTTGGCGTGGATTTAGGTGGTACCACGATTAAGGTTGGAATCTGTAATGCCGAGGGAAGCCTGCTGCACACTTACGAAGGTCCGACAGGGACTGCGGATGGCGTCGATGCTGTCATCGATAATATCGAGAAGTATGTACGCCAGATTGTGGAGGACTCTCCGTACTCCTGGGACCAGTTGGCTGGTGTGGGTGCGGGACTGGCCGGATTTACGAATATTCGTGAAGGTATCATCATCCTTGCGCCCAACATAGGATTTAGAGATGTGCCGATCCGCTCCATTCTGGAGGGTCGTCTGAACAAGCCAGTCAAAATAGACAATGATGCTAACGTGGCTGCACTGGGCGAAGCCTGGAGCGGTGCAGGGCGCGGCATAGAGAATTGTGTCTGCTATACGCTCGGTACGGGTGTCGGCGGCGGTATTATTATTAATGGTAAGGTGTATCAGGGCTTTGCCGGTCTTGCCGGCGAGCTGGGACATATCTCTGTGGTGCCCGATCTGGAAGCGATCCAGTGCGGCTGCGGGAACATGGGCTGTTTGGAAACCGTTTCCTCAGCGACAGGCATTATCCGCATGGCGAATGATGCTGTAGCACGCGGGGACCGGACCTCCTTGTCCACCGTTGAAAAAATCGCTGCGAAGGAAGTATTCGATGCCGCTAAGGCAGGCGATGAGGCTGCGCTGCGTATTGTGAACCGGGCGGCCTTCTACCTGGGCAAATCGATGGCTTCCGTTGCAGCGGTTCTGAACCCAGAAGTATTCATCGTCGGTGGCGGAGTCTCCAAGGCAGGCGATATTCTGTTCGATGAAGTCCGCCGGGTGTTCGCTAAGCTGGCGCCTGCCCCTCTGCAGACCGGTGTTACGATTGTACCTGCAGCACTTGGCAATGACGCCGGTATTATTGGTGCGGCAGGGCTGCTGCTGCGTTCTTAA
- a CDS encoding DUF438 domain-containing protein produces MSELINNREVDIPEQTRRQAMLREIIKELHAGKSVEEVKARFEEAVGDVTVEEISAMEHSLMTEEGIPVEEVQRLCSVHTAIFKGSIEQIHRSSKPEEQPGHPVHTFKLENREIERLVNFRLELHADKFKKNASDEIIFKLLEDLSLLLDLDKHYSRKENLLFPYLEKYGIYGPTKVMWGVDDGIRNMIKEAKKALSAYNGDSGQITAALEEIIKEVNEMIFKEENILLPMALDKLTEDEWVKIARESDEIGFCLTAPDQEWVPERAAEPEGADVPAEEGEGLSPQGFIRFETGLLSLHQLETLMNHLPVDLTFIDENDVVRYFSHGKERIFARTKAVIGRTVQNCHPPQSVHVVEKLLADFKAGVKDAEDFWINIKDKFIYIRYFAVRDADGRYMGTLEFTQNIAPIRALEGQKRILSE; encoded by the coding sequence ATGAGCGAACTGATTAATAACCGCGAGGTCGATATTCCGGAACAGACACGCCGCCAGGCTATGCTGAGAGAGATCATCAAGGAGCTGCATGCGGGCAAAAGCGTGGAGGAGGTTAAGGCACGATTTGAAGAGGCGGTAGGCGATGTTACGGTGGAGGAAATCTCCGCCATGGAGCACTCCCTAATGACCGAGGAAGGCATTCCGGTAGAGGAAGTACAGCGCCTCTGCTCCGTGCATACGGCGATTTTCAAAGGCTCGATTGAACAAATTCACCGTTCTTCTAAGCCCGAGGAGCAGCCCGGTCATCCCGTGCATACGTTCAAGCTGGAGAACCGCGAGATCGAGCGTCTGGTCAACTTCCGGCTGGAGCTGCATGCGGATAAGTTCAAGAAGAACGCCAGCGATGAGATTATTTTCAAACTGCTGGAGGACCTGAGTCTGCTGCTGGATCTCGACAAGCACTACAGCCGCAAGGAGAATCTCCTGTTCCCTTACCTGGAGAAGTACGGTATATACGGTCCTACGAAGGTAATGTGGGGAGTCGATGACGGAATCCGCAATATGATCAAGGAAGCCAAGAAGGCGCTTAGCGCCTATAACGGGGACAGCGGGCAGATTACAGCCGCACTTGAAGAGATTATTAAGGAAGTCAATGAAATGATCTTCAAGGAAGAGAATATTCTGCTACCGATGGCGCTGGATAAGCTGACTGAGGATGAGTGGGTCAAAATCGCCCGCGAAAGCGATGAAATCGGCTTCTGCCTGACTGCGCCGGATCAGGAATGGGTACCGGAACGTGCGGCGGAGCCTGAGGGCGCTGATGTTCCGGCGGAAGAAGGGGAAGGTCTGTCCCCCCAGGGCTTCATCCGGTTCGAGACCGGGCTGTTGTCGCTCCACCAGCTTGAGACGCTGATGAATCATCTGCCGGTGGATCTCACCTTTATCGATGAGAACGATGTCGTCCGCTACTTCTCGCATGGCAAGGAACGGATCTTCGCCCGGACGAAGGCTGTCATCGGCCGCACCGTGCAGAACTGCCATCCGCCGCAAAGCGTGCATGTTGTTGAGAAGCTGCTGGCGGATTTCAAGGCCGGAGTGAAGGATGCTGAGGATTTCTGGATTAACATCAAGGATAAATTCATCTATATCCGTTATTTCGCCGTGCGGGATGCAGACGGCCGTTATATGGGGACGCTGGAATTCACCCAGAATATCGCACCGATCCGTGCCCTTGAGGGCCAGAAGCGGATTTTGTCGGAATAG
- a CDS encoding YvcK family protein codes for MGGGTGLSVMLRGLKEKPLDITAIVTVADDGGSSGILRSELQMPPPGDIRNVLTAMADVEPLMAQIMKYRFSSGEGLAGHSLGNLILAALTDISGDFVTAVRELSRLFAVRGRVLPAAGEAVILHAEMADGTLITGESKIPEAGGVIKRVFLEPVDVEPLPEALEAIRNADAILLGPGSLYTSILPNLLVPKLAEAVVASEAIKIFVCNVMTQPGETDNYTVNDHLQAVYDHIGLHLFDYVIVNDGEIPEQVQLKYAEKGARPVQLDREAVDGNGYKVIADKLVLFKTYLRHDTDKLSHHIFQLVKDWIDRKS; via the coding sequence ATGGGCGGCGGGACCGGACTCTCCGTGATGCTCCGGGGGCTGAAAGAGAAGCCGCTGGATATCACGGCGATCGTAACTGTCGCAGATGACGGGGGAAGCTCCGGGATTCTGCGCAGTGAGCTGCAGATGCCGCCGCCCGGGGATATCCGCAACGTACTTACAGCTATGGCTGACGTTGAGCCTCTGATGGCGCAGATTATGAAGTACCGCTTCAGCAGCGGAGAAGGCTTAGCCGGACATAGCCTGGGCAATTTGATTCTGGCTGCACTGACCGACATCTCCGGGGATTTCGTTACAGCAGTCCGGGAGCTGAGCCGGCTGTTCGCCGTTCGCGGCCGGGTGCTGCCTGCGGCCGGAGAGGCGGTAATCCTGCATGCCGAGATGGCGGATGGGACGCTGATTACCGGCGAATCCAAAATTCCGGAGGCAGGCGGCGTCATTAAGCGCGTGTTCCTGGAGCCTGTGGATGTAGAGCCGCTGCCGGAGGCGCTGGAGGCTATCCGCAACGCAGATGCTATTCTGCTTGGTCCGGGCAGTCTGTACACCAGCATTCTGCCGAATCTGCTGGTGCCGAAGCTGGCAGAGGCCGTAGTGGCTTCAGAGGCGATTAAGATTTTTGTATGCAATGTGATGACCCAGCCGGGCGAAACGGATAATTATACAGTTAATGACCATCTTCAGGCCGTATATGACCACATCGGGCTGCATCTGTTCGATTATGTAATCGTGAATGACGGGGAGATCCCGGAGCAGGTTCAGCTTAAATACGCCGAGAAGGGCGCCCGCCCGGTGCAGCTTGACCGTGAGGCTGTGGATGGCAACGGGTATAAGGTGATTGCCGACAAGCTGGTATTATTCAAAACCTATTTGCGGCATGATACAGATAAGCTCAGTCACCATATTTTCCAGCTGGTGAAGGATTGGATTGACAGAAAGAGTTAA